The following are encoded together in the Babesia microti strain RI chromosome II, complete genome genome:
- a CDS encoding protein farnesyltransferase/geranylgeranyltransferase type-1 subunit (overlaps_old_locusTagID:BBM_II01605): MVNKLYVSESLSESDFSEGVVVTVKSSDYTFPPPKPEFPDTCLIFEHNYQDILECANSSFPNIKKSYEDKRALDIIYYMNKHEEYTSRGLLPSEYILIKNPAHYSVWVFREKVLDSIPSFSLHDEMEFCRKIAYYNLKTFQVWNHRKWLVSRGYDPLCELEYTRLEIMVDTKNYILWAYRQWLITDYFTDNIDVLDKELSLTTLVLENDPLNNSMWVYRMFIITMVERDLSTELDFCSKLVGVDDVITDYLSEIIAKLDKDVVSNWLNSNRDKKDMYKLIANIA; this comes from the exons atggttaataaattatacgTCTCCGAATCATTGTCTGAAAGTGATTTTTCCGAGGGGGTTGTTGTCACTGTTAAATCATCCGACTATACATTTCCCCCTCCTAAACCAGAATTTCCCGATACTTGCTTAATTTTTGAACACAATTATCAAGATATCCTTGAGTGTGCTAATTCTAGTTTCCCTAATATAAAAAAGTCATATGAAG ATAAACGCGCGTTGGACATAATCTATTATATGAATAAGCATGAAGAATATACTTCTAGAGGATTATTACCTAGCGAATACATCTTAATTAAGAATCCTGCCCATTATTCTGTCTGGGTTTTTCGAGAAAAAGTGTTGGATTCTATTCCATCATTTTCGTTGCATGATGAG ATGGAATTTTGTAGAAAGATCGCATACTATAATCTTAAGACTTTTCAG GTCTGGAACCATCGCAAATGGCTTGTATCAAGAGGATATGATCCACTATGTGAGCTGGAATATACGAGGCTTGAGATTATGGTAGACACCAAAAACTATATTTTGTGGGCTTACAG gcaatGGCTAATTACTGATTATTTTACCGACAATATTGATGTGCTTGACAAAGAGTTATCACTTACTACTCTAGTATTGGAAAACGACCCTTTAAACAACTCTATGTGGGTTTATCGCATGTTTATAATAACCATGGTTGAACGGGATTTATCAACGGAACTTGATTTTTGTTCCAAGCTAGTGGGTGTTGATGATGTTATCACGGATTATTTGAGTGAAATAATAGCCAAATTGGATAAGGATGTAGTGTCTAATTGGTTAAACAGCAATAGGGATAAAAAAGAtatgtacaaattaattgcGAATATCGCTTAG
- a CDS encoding Rab GDP dissociation inhibitor beta (overlaps_old_locusTagID:BBM_II01625): MDTEYDVIVIGTGLKESVLSVLLSMSGRKVLVLDKNVYYGGESASLNLTNLYNRLAPGKQPPQSFGHNREWNVDLIPKFVLASGKLVKILRLTKTSKYLEWKVLDGSYVYQYQKATFLTNTKYIHKVPATEMEALSSPLMGFFEKTRCHNFYKYIANFDENDEETWKGLNPFVDPMNMFYKSYGLEDSTIAFLGHAVALHTTDDYLNEPGIITIKKIKLYMNSLIRFGDSPFIYPIYGLGGLPEAFSRRCAIHGGVHMLNKRVKSFLFDEMGKVSGITTTDGETGRCKMVVTDPGNYLEIAAATNISAKDRLKKIGQVCRFIAILNHPIPGTSDASSCQIIIPQKELNRKHDVYITLVSSSHGVSAKGKYVSIISTTVETSNPQKEIKPALNLLGTIEDSFFILSDIYVPTDAVNSDNIFISSSYDATSHFETASDDILKMWRQITGRQLDLEIDSDDSD; the protein is encoded by the coding sequence atgGATACGGAATATGATGTCATTGTTATCGGTACAGGGCTCAAAGAAAGTGTTCTAAGTGTCCTATTGTCTATGTCAGGCAGGAAGGTTTTGGTcttggataaaaatgtatactACGGCGGAGAATCAGCATCACTAAATCTTACCAATTTATACAACAGACTGGCACCGGGAAAGCAACCGCCACAATCATTTGGCCACAACAGGGAGTGGAATGTGGATCTTATACCAAAGTTTGTTTTAGCATCTGGCAAACTGGTAAAGATTCTTAGATTGACTAAAACttccaaatatttagaATGGAAAGTTTTGGATGGTTCTTATGTATATCAATACCAAAAGGCCACCTTCCTCACCAATACAAAGTACATACACAAGGTCCCGGCGACTGAAATGGAGGCTTTATCGTCACCTTTGATgggattttttgaaaagACAAGGTgtcacaatttttacaaatacatAGCAAATTTTGACGAGAATGACGAGGAAACTTGGAAGGGTTTGAACCCTTTCGTTGATCCAATGAATATGTTTTACAAAAGTTACGGCCTTGAAGATAGCACTATTGCCTTCCTAGGCCACGCGGTGGCACTTCACACTACTGATGACTACTTAAATGAACCCGGTATTATCACTATTAAAAAGATCAAACTTTACATGAACTCCCTGATAAGATTTGGCGATTCACCTTTCATTTATCCTATTTATGGATTGGGAGGATTGCCTGAGGCATTTTCCCGTCGTTGTGCAATACACGGAGGCGTGCATATGCTGAATAAACGAGTCAagtcatttttatttgatgaaatGGGCAAAGTATCTGGTATTACAACAACTGACGGAGAAACTGGGAGGTGTAAAATGGTAGTTACAGATCCTGGCAATTACCTGGAAATTGCAGCTGCTACTAACATTAGTGCCAAAGACAGACTTAAAAAAATAGGGCAGGTGTGTAGATTTATTGCAATACTAAACCACCCGATACCGGGTACAAGCGACGCCTCCTCGTGCCAAATTATAATCCCACAGAAGGAACTTAACCGCAAACACGATGTATACATCACTCTAGTATCTAGTAGTCATGGGGTTAGTGCTAAGGGGAAGTATGTATCAATAATCTCAACCACTGTGGAGACTAGCAACCCCCAAAAGGAAATAAAACCGGCATTGAACCTTTTGGGTACAATTGAAGATTCCTTCTTCATCCTTTCAGATATTTACGTTCCTACAGATGCTGTAAACAGTGACAATATCTTCATATCATCGTCTTACGATGCAACTTCCCATTTTGAAACGGCATCTGATGACATTTTGAAGATGTGGAGACAGATTACAGGGAGACAGTTGGATTTGGAGATTGACAGTGATGACTCTGATTAA
- a CDS encoding U6 snRNA-associated Sm-like protein LSm7 (overlaps_old_locusTagID:BBM_II01655) — translation MPPKSTKGKEVKTVINLNKYLNKYIRVKFNGGREVRGLLKGFDVMSNLVLDEAEEFKCESESFYSFDEESRPLGLVVARGTSVALIFSDDGTVPIDNPFIES, via the exons ATGCCCCCAAAATCTACGAAAGGAAAAGAAGTCAAAACTGTCATAAACttaaataaatatctcaacaaatatatccGAGTTAAATTCAACGGTGGAAGGGAAG TAAGGGGGTTGCTTAAAGGCTTTGACGTAATGTCTAACCTGGTTCTAGATGAAGCAGAGGAATTTAAATGTG AATCTGAGTCATTCTATTCTTTTGATGAAGAATCTAGGCCTTTAGGACTAGTTGTTGCCAGGGGGACATCA GTTGCTTTAATTTTTTCGGATGATGGTACAGTGCCAATAGATAACCCTTTTATTGAATCCTAA
- a CDS encoding conserved Plasmodium protein, unknown function (overlaps_old_locusTagID:BBM_II01650), whose amino-acid sequence MLESVEVENAIRQETAMGEVYYINKITGEKVIKGSRRPDGSIRKDIKVRPGYIPKDEQSVFVPRVRHKTNEISAKSTSVPGWDDSMAPNGSNNKFKTNNNARIKNKKRNNKQDKCFEIIEGVEAIKISQQEEKEAGKTMSKDNKIRNLAKS is encoded by the exons ATGTTAGAGTCAGTGGAGGTTGAAAATGCCATAAGGCAGGAGACCGCCATGGGCGAAGTCTACTATATCAACAAAATCACTGGGGAAAAAGTTATCAAAGGATCAAGAAGGCCTGATGGATCTATTCGTAAGGATATAAAGGTCCGTCCTGGTTATATACCTAAG GATGAACAAAGCGTATTCGTCCCAAGGGTACGACACAAAACTAATGAAATTAGTGCCAAGTCAACATCGGTACCTGGATGGGACGATTCCATGGCACCTAACGGttcaaataataaattcaaaacaaataataatgctAGGATTAAGAATAAAAAAAGGAATAACAAACAGGATAAATGTTTTGAGATAATAGAAGGTGTGGAAgctattaaaatttcacaacAGGAAGAAAAGGAGGCGGGGAAGACTATGTCCAAAGATAACAAAATACGTAACTTGGCTAAGAGCTGA
- a CDS encoding hypothetical protein (overlaps_old_locusTagID:BBM_II01645) yields the protein MSIHLNKYLVLCNGDIYQSNYGDMETTSITGTIFNLNSSQLNDCAVLVDWKHRTYPLSNGTYVLHNMVPGEYIITISHPELMFHDVFIIITKIQGAFRVLASRYSPYYGREGKSWDKIAHQPIGLYSEISSESFMLNFKMSMPNILGLVLVLLVIYSIVYTPTILTKRKLFAMLYDIEWLSKKTGHGWIQISELTKQYINKDLNKSDFTHEKLKEIDWGTINNVETYSDDMASPFMSKILHVAQSLRP from the coding sequence aTGTCCATACACCTAAACAAATACTTGGTACTTTGCAACGgtgatatatatcaatCAAATTATGGAGACATGGAAACCACTAGCATAACtggtacaatttttaactTGAATTCATCACAACTAAATGATTGTGCCGTGCTTGTAGACTGGAAACATAGAACATACCCACTTTCAAACGGTACCTATGTACTACATAACATGGTACCGGGTGAATacattattacaatttccCACCCTGAACTGATGTTCCATGATGTGTTCATCATTATCACCAAGATCCAAGGCGCTTTTAGAGTTTTAGCATCAAGGTATTCTCCTTACTATGGCAGGGAGGGTAAATCATGGGATAAAATCGCACACCAGCCCATTGGATTATACAGTGAAATTTCCTCTGAAAGTTTCATgttaaatttcaaaatgaGTATGCCAAACATTTTAGGCCTTGTCTTAGTTTTATTGGTAATATATTCAATCGTTTACACACCAACAATTCTCACCAAAAGGAAACTATTTGCCATGCTTTACGACATTGAGTGGCTGTCAAAGAAAACTGGTCATGGCTGGATACAAATATCGGAGCTCACAAAACAGTATATTAACAAAGATTTGAATAAATCAGATTTCACCcatgaaaaattgaaagAAATTGATTGGGGCACTATAAATAACGTAGAAACATATAGCGATGACATGGCATCCCCATTCATGTCCAAGATTCTACATGTTGCTCAGTCACTACGGccttaa
- a CDS encoding Mitochondrial pyruvate carrier 2 (overlaps_old_locusTagID:BBM_II01670) has product MSLINRIFFPGIVPAIQDKLVLLPLPKSLKSLILHPAGPFTIHFYAPAFKWAISIANIADMNRPIEKISTPQQIAVSCTGIIWSRFSMVITPKNYNLFLVNIVMAGTGFYQLTRIGASKLSFLNYPRTT; this is encoded by the exons ATGAGTTTGATAAATAGAATATTTTTTCCGGGTATTGTCCCTGCAATACAAGATAAACTTGTATTACTACCGCTACCTAAATCCTTAAAATCACTTATTT TGCATCCAGCAGGACCATTtacaattcatttttatgcCCCTGCCTTTAAATGGGCCATTTCCATTGCTAACATTGCAGATATGAACAGGCccattgaaaaaatatcaacacCTCAGCAA ATAGCTGTATCATGTACTGGTATCATTTGGTCAAGGTTTAGCATGGTCATCACTCCTAAAAACTATAACCTCTTTCTAG TTAATATTGTGATGGCTGGAACAGGATTTTACCAATTAACACGGATTGGCgcttcaaaattatcatttttaaattatccaCGCACTACATGA
- a CDS encoding SWI/SNF and RSC complexes subunit ssr2 (overlaps_old_locusTagID:BBM_II01615;~overlaps_old_locusTagID:BBM_II01620): MFSSNTDVCKDSQNELSVTEYKEITKLTSSTEFTKRKLFPLAANEMINLYNRDPLVQLDPRKCCSEINNFSVEEILYNFAYLDFWQSINHKSQYTLDSPQSIINDKVYEHEIHSSHKHDSGLIKNESQTDETQPNTKIDTMCTLDHSMKCVSCGRSCRYLMYILIPPITNGNLSPISSNCDLSECIWCPKCYSSGRIPPSLSKNHFSMVQIPFEFADKNSIPWTQYQIQLLIEAIGTYTDDWESIGKYVGKSPHECLLKFSQLPIEELVNKGSSFDTTYDPVVFGKTPNEFLAYLAFISNSLSPVISSGGAKAALEILLSDSKFDQVPTNNTNTLNNNNEPMFRHETFKIACDAAKQSIQKNAQLLADLEHLEIQKLLKNIYDLEIQITAVQTEKFEVLEQKLHECTKTMADLLITKS, from the exons ATGTTTAGTTCAAATACCGATGTTTGCAAAGATTCgcaaaatgaattatccGTCACAGAATATAAGGAAATTACCAAGTTAACTAGTTCAACTGAGTTTACGAAACGCAAATTATTTCCATTGGCAGCGAatgaaatgataaatttgtataacaGGGATCCCCTTGTCCAACTTGACCCTAGGAAATGTTGTAGcgaaattaataattttagtgtaGAAGAGATTCTTTACAACTTTGCTTATCTGGACTTCTGGCAATCCATCAATCACAAGTCACAATATACACTGGACAGTCCTCAATCAATTATCAATGATAAAGTATATGAACATGAAATCCACAGCTCACACAAGCATGATAGTGGATTGATAAAAAACGAATCGCAAACAGATGAAACTCAACCAAATACTAAAATTGACACAATGTGTACACTTGATCACTCAATG AAATGTGTATCATGCGGACGCAGTTGTCGATATTTGatgtatattttgataCCTCCTATTACcaatggaaatttatcacCAATTTCCTCTAATTGTGACCTGAGCGAGTGTATTTGGTGCCCTAAATGTTATAGCTCTGGTCGAATCCCTCCTTCGCTATCAAAGAATCATTTTTCAATG GTACAAATACCATTCGAATTTGCAGACAAGAATTCAATCCCATGGACACAATATCAGATACAGTTGTTAATAG AAGCAATTGGGACATACACTGACGACTGGGAATCaattggtaaatatgtGGGCAAATCTCCACATGAATGCTTACtgaaattttcacaattgCCTATTGAAGAATTGGTAAATAAGGGATCTTCATTTGACACAAC TTACGATCCTGTTGTATTTGGGAAAACTCCAAATGAATTCCTGGCATACCTAGCATTTATTTCTAACTCATTGAGCCCTGTAATCTCGTCTGGCGGTGCCAAAGCGgcattggaaattttgttatcagattcaaaatttgaccAAGTACCTacaaataacacaaataCCTTAAATAACAACAATGAGCCTATGTTTAGGCACGAAACCTTCAAAATTGCCTGCGATGCGGCCAAGCAGTCCATACAGAAAAATGCACAACTCTTAGCTGATCTGGAACATTTGGAA ATCCAAAAACTgcttaaaaatatttatgacTTAGAAATTCAAATTACTGCAGTGCAAACAGAAAAATTTGAGGTGTTGGAGCAGAAATTGCATGAATGTACCAAAACGATG GCAGATTTGTTGATCACAAAATCGTag
- a CDS encoding Zinc finger protein 541 (overlaps_old_locusTagID:BBM_II01665), which translates to MITTENPYKSSKNIDYIIKNDLNQFCDGVTSDNDDNELRKHSHVCSICSRRFSKLSHLNRHKFSHTKEKHFRCNYCDKSYSRNDHLQRHLITHGLNSKPYICPFEGCNLTFYDSSKFRKHYPVHNKLEDNCIIFGQKVQITKVNDKNMLNCPITGCKMLTKTVHGMRRHIFSHGNKRERVGISNNIIEDQEEGCSKQSDIVKRVYICGYGGCNYSYSRKSNAIAHINVCHKNLKFTCDKCHLAYKWKRSLNKHKCKETLENIE; encoded by the exons ATGATAACAACAGAAAATCCCTATAAAagttcaaaaaatatagattacataattaaaaatgactTGAACCAATTTTGTGATGGCGTTACCAGTGATAATGATGACAATGAACTAAGGAAGCACAGCCATGTTTGCTCTATATGTTCTAGGCGGTTTTCAAAACTTTCCCATCTAAATAGGCATAAATTTTCCCACACTAAGGAA AAACATTTTCGCTGCAACTATTGTGACAAAAGTTATTCCCGAAATGATCATTTGCAGAGACATCTAATTACTCATGGATTGAATTCCAAACCATATATTTGTCCTTTTGAGGGATgcaatttgacattttatgATTCTTCTAAATTTAGGAAACACTACCCGGTTCATAACAAGTTAGAAg ataattgtataatatttggCCAAAAAGTACAAATTACAAAGGTTAACGATAAAAACATGTTAAATTGTCCAATTACTGGATGTAAAATGCTTACAAAGACAGTGCATGGAATGAGAAGACACATTTTCTCCCATGGCAATAAGAGGGAAAGGGTGGGGattagtaataatattatcgAAGATCAGGAGGAGGGATGTTCTAAACAAAGCGACATTGTAAAGAGGGTTTACATCTGTGGATATGGGGGATGCAATTACTCTTACAGCAGGAAAAGTAATGCCATAGCTCATATTAATGTTTGTCACAAGAACTTAAAATTCACTTGTGACAAATGCCACCTAGCCTATAAATGGAAACGGAGTTTGAATAAGCACAAGTGCAAGGAAACACTTGAAAACATCGAAtga
- a CDS encoding small subunit ribosomal protein S19e (overlaps_old_locusTagID:BBM_II01630), which yields MEEIDLHFFKTDPVPFRRDNVSVKDCNPNIFIKAFAQFLKLKNMIECPKWTDYVKTSPAKELAPKDPDWYFIRAAAIIRHIYFKPDCGVGELRKFYSSKQRRGTAPNHMCKASGKIIRTVLQQLERAGLLEQNPQKSGRRVSQKGANTINSFARQLTKKALEMSKQM from the coding sequence ATGGAAGAGATAGACTTACACTTCTTTAAAACAGATCCAGTGCCCTTTAGGCGTGACAATGTTAGTGTTAAGGATTGCAACcctaatattttcattaaagCATTCgctcaatttttgaaactaaaaaatatgattGAATGCCCAAAATGGACTGACTATGTGAAAACTAGTCCCGCCAAGGAATTGGCCCCAAAAGACCCAGACTGGTACTTTATTAGAGCAGCTGCTATAATCCGTCACATCTATTTCAAACCTGATTGCGGTGTTGGTGAACTGAGGAAGTTTTACAGCTCCAAGCAGAGAAGGGGCACTGCACCCAATCATATGTGCAAAGCATCAGGCAAAATCATACGCACTGTGCTACAACAATTGGAACGCGCAGGCCTACTCGAACAAAATCCACAAAAAAGTGGTAGAAGAGTGTCCCAAAAGGGCGCAAATACCATCAATTCATTTGCCAGGCAACTCACTAAGAAGGCTTTGGAAATGTCAAAGCAAATGTGA
- a CDS encoding conserved protein, unknown function (overlaps_old_locusTagID:BBM_II01610), translating into MAFTSLKRSSVSRKEALVRYAREQLFGYQSGMPGEKEFLKPLKGRDAVSWYWPSKYMLADFNLSSYLYFQADRMCKKPSENPFKKVDTLFSTVNKHRKMIETFLKSVTAEAIADCPTLIDLQSVLELSKTPQKTLYGTHTSDNSTNVDNETMNYYECSKNLAVRRRYIDNMYYRRRLSYLELIKKKTFKQHKVKEHYLTHPDDKIVWPDNKGVVHRKWPSPY; encoded by the exons atggCATTTACTAGTTTGAAGCGTTCCTCTGTGTCTAGGAAGGAGGCTCTGGTTCGCTATGCTCGTGAGCAATTATTTGGGTACCAGTCTGGTATGCCCGGGGAGAAGGAATTTCTTAAGCCATTAAAGGGCAGAGATGCTGTCAGCTGGTACTGGCCTAGCAAATATATGCTTGCAGATTTCAACCTATCATCTTATCTATACTTCCAG GCTGATAGGATGTGCAAAAAACCCTCCGAAAATCCCTTTAAAAAAGTAGACACCCTTTTTAGCACAGTAAATAAACATCGCAAAATGATagaaacatttttaaaatcagTTACAGCAGAAGCTATCGCAGATTGTCCAACACTAATTGATCTACAGAG CGTTTTGGAACTTTCAAAAACCCCCCAAAAAACACTATACGGAACACACACCAGTGATAATAGTACTAATGTGGATAACGAAACtatgaattattatgaATGCTCAAAGAATCTAGCTGTTAGGAGACgatatattgataacatGTACTATAGACGCCGCCTGAGCTACTTGGAGCTTATAAAGAAGAAGACATTCAAGCAGCACAAAGTTAAAGAACATTATTTGACACATCCGGATGACAAAATTGTGTGGCCAGACAATAAGGGTGTGGTGCACAGAAAGTGGCCCAGTCCATATTGA
- a CDS encoding WD domain G-beta repeat (overlaps_old_locusTagID:BBM_II01670), with amino-acid sequence MIEKISSIYTNASNSDIIWTLTWRPNYTQIYYAIKNHIYFFDCDLEGNNDDSKHIRLDNKHKKSIRHISFSKEGNLLLCSSFDSTCTIFQWKNAEWEHVQTLQGHESEVKCISIHNNCKYIATCGRDKAILVYEQSIYDSDVSVMNDMYYCSTILTSHSQDVKCVIWHPKEELLASSSYDNTIKLWGKCEEWHCIQTLSHHKSTVWSLSFDSSGDSLCSASQDQSLNVYGKNTNNSSYELLVSIDNLHEFGIYSVDWHPKLDIIASGGADNKITLITRSSNGLWKTTDKMEYAHNGDVNCVMWKQSDCDRSTANVYFFASSGDDGMINIYKYTHVQ; translated from the exons ATGATTGAGAAGATCAGCAGCATCTACACAAACGCCTCGAATTCGGATATTATCTGGACTTTGACTTGGCGCCCAAATTATACTCAAATCTATTATGCCATTAAGAACCACATTTACTTCTTTGACTGCGATCTTGAAGGCAATAATGACGACAGTAAGCACATAAGACTGGACAACAAGCATAAAAAGTCAATAAGGcatatatcattttcaaagGAAGGAAATTTACTCTTATGTAGTTCATTTGACAGTACTTGTACGATTTTTCAATGGAAAAATGCTGAGTGGGAACATGTGCAAACACTTCAAGGGCATGAAAGTGAA GTAAAATGCATTTCTATTCataacaattgtaaatatattgcaACTTGTGGGAGAGATAAGGCAATATTGGTGTACGAACAGTCAATTTATGATAGCGATGTTAGCGTTATGAATGATATGTACTATTGCTCTACCATATTAACAAGTCATTCACAAG atgtaaaatgtgttatatGGCATCCGAAAGAAGAATTGTTAGCATCCTCTTCCTACGACAATACGATTAAATTGTGGGGAAAATGTGAAGAATGGCACTGTATACAGACTTTAAGTCACCACAAATCCACAGTTTGGAGTCTTTCATTTGATAGTAGTGGCGACTCGCTGTGTTCAGCATCGCAAGACCAATCATTGAATGTATACGGTAAAAATACTAACAATTCATCATATGAATTGTTAGTATCCATCGATAATCTACatgaatttggaatttatTCTGTCGATTGGCATCCGAAACTGGATATAATAGCCTCTGGTGGTGCTGATAACAAAATAACACTAATCACCAGATCTTCCAATGGTCTATGGAAGACAACTGATAAAATG GAATATGCACACAACGGTGATGTTAATTGTGTGATGTGGAAACAGAGCGATTGTGATAGAAGCACTgcaaatgtatatttttttgcTTCCAGTGGGGATGATGGTATGATAAACATATACAAGTACACTCACGTCCAATAA
- a CDS encoding small subunit ribosomal protein S12e (overlaps_old_locusTagID:BBM_II01635), whose protein sequence is MSDIDTSDLINANQDDEKVNDLPTAIQKVLRNSLSHNGLVRGLNETTKTIESGKALVCFISNSCSEPAYTKLINALCKEHNVPLIEIDGDSKTLGQWTGLCKIDPEGKPRNIVGTTSAAITNYGEDSEALNFLKRHLDTIMVK, encoded by the exons ATGTCTGATATCGACACTTCCGACTTGATAAACGCAAATCAAGACGACGAAAAAGTCAATGATTTGCCCACTGCTATTCAAAAG GTCTTACGCAATTCATTGTCCCACAATGGCCTTGTTCGTGGGCTCAATGAAACTACCAAAACGATAGAATCTGGCAAAGCACTTGTTTGTTTCATCTCAAACAGTTGTTCCGAACCTGCATATACGAAACTGATAAATGCGTTATGCAAGGAGCATAATGTGCCTTTGATTGAGATTGATGGAGATTCAAAGACCTTGGGTCAGTGGACCGGTCTTTGCAAGATTGACCCAGAGGGCAAGCCCAGAAATATTGTAGGAACCACCAGCGCCGCTATTACCAATTATGGTGAAGACTCTGAGGCActcaattttttgaagCGTCACTTGGACACTATTATGGTCAAGTAA
- a CDS encoding translation initiation factor eIF-5 (overlaps_old_locusTagID:BBM_II01640), whose amino-acid sequence MAYVNIPRNRDDPNYRYKMPKIVSRIEGRGNGIKTNIANMGDISRALKRPPMYPTKFFGCELGAMAKFEESEEKALINGAHNERDLATILDKFIEMYVLCPNCQLPEIDVFVRKGSLVYSCNACGSQGTLDMTHKAATYMIKNPTDTKKKSKKTDKHSKVDKSEKDREKGDKDDVEGDKCAKEKRKKEKDRKKKSKTDISDDSLDSQAELVKKTQSMSITSTEKLNFTSPEIEDVIKRLDSIIERNGIADNELFVQELHMLQLSQDFDSKCRVYVAFSVLLGNDLSATNFEKNIHSFIKVVNNSVTAEDVLEALDFYYFNKDIDLTRNFPYIVQQLYNADIVKSSDIMRHYKKPLNDHKPKDSIKESKDYNKDSAKDSSNDLSEEYARAHEKCKKAVAPFLSWLEQMSESESDDDTENMRNPKIKSLVH is encoded by the exons ATGGCGTATGTTAACATTCCAAGGAACAGAGACGATCCGAACTACCGATACAAGATGCCAAAAATAGTTTCCCGTATTGAAGGCCGAGGGAATGGCATTAAGACAAATATTGCTAATATGGGAGATATCTCACGGGCGCTTAAGCGTCCTCCCATGTATCCTACTAAGTTTTTTGGATGTGAATTAGGTGCTATGGCCAAGTTTGAGGAGTCGGAGGAGAAAGCGTTGATCAATGGGGCGCACAATGAACGGGATCTAGCCACAATTCTGGATAAGTTCATCGAGATGTATGTGCTATGTCCCAATTGCCAATTACCTGAGATCGATGTATTTGTTAGAAAGGGTTCACTTGTATATTCATGTAATGCTTGTGGGTCACAAGGTACGCTTGATATGACCCATAAAGCGGCAACTtatatgattaaaaatcCAACGGACACTAAGAAGAAGAGCAAGAAAACTGACAAACATTCTAAAGTTGATAAATCAGAGAAGGATAGGGAAAAGGGTGATAAGGATGATGTGGAGGGCGACAAATGTGCTAAAGAAAAGCGAAAGAAGGAAAAGGATAGGAAGAAGAAATCAAAAACAGACATTTCTGATGACAGTTTAGACAGTCAAGCAG AATTGGTTAAGAAAACACAAAGTATGTCAATTACCAGCACCGAAAAACTCAACTTCACCAGCCCTGAAATAGAAGATGTAATAAAGCGTTTAGATTCGATTATAGAAAGAAATGGAATTGCAGATAATGAACTATTCGTCCAAGAATTACATATGTTACAATTATCTCAGGACTTCGATTCAAAATGTAGGGTTTATGTCGCCTTTTCAGTGCTTCTTGGGAACGATTTAAGTGCTACAAACTTTGAAAAAAACATTCATTCTTTTATTAAGGTGGTAAATAATTCTGTCACTGCGGAAGATGTACTTGAGGCATTAGACTTTTACTACTTCAATAAAGACATTGATTTGACGCGAAATTTTCCTTACATAGTTCAACAGTTATACAATGCAGATATTGTAAAATCTTCAGACATCATGAGACACTACAAGAAACCATTAAATGATCATAAGCCCAAGGATTCAATCAAAGAATCTAAGGACTACAACAAAGATTCAGCTAAGGATTCAAGTAATGATTTAAGTGAAGAATATGCTAGGGCCCATGAGAAATGCAAAAAAGCTGTTGCACCTTTCTTGTCTTGGCTTGAACAGATGTCAGAAAGTGAATCTGACGATGACACAGAGAATATGAGAAATCCCAAAATAAAATCTCTGGTTCATTAA